The following proteins are co-located in the Synchiropus splendidus isolate RoL2022-P1 chromosome 14, RoL_Sspl_1.0, whole genome shotgun sequence genome:
- the lingo1a gene encoding leucine-rich repeat and immunoglobulin-like domain-containing nogo receptor-interacting protein 1 has protein sequence MAAGEATGHSYLVACWQPILILMLGYVLSSSTTGCPSRCECNVQERSVMCHRKKLMTVPEGIPAETRLLDLSKNRIRTINPDEFTIFSNLEHLELSENTISSIEPGAFNNLYGLRTLGLRSNKLKLIQLGVLTGLSNLTHLDISENKIVILLDYMFQDLYNLRSLEVGDNDLVFISHRAFHGLSSLENLSLEKCNLSSVPTEAFTHLHSLITLRLRHLNINIIRDYSFKRLYRLKVLEIANWPYLDMMTPNCLYGLNLTSLTIANANLTTIPYIALRHLVYLRFLNLSYNPIHTIEGNKLHDLLRLQEFHLVGGRLAMIEPYSFRGLNYLKILNVSGNSLSTLEESVFHSVGNLETLALHDNPLACDCRLLWVFRRRWRLNFNRQQPTCASPEFVQGKEFKDFPDVLQPNYFTCRKSRIRDRKPQQKFVDEGAIVHFTCQADGDPAPVIMWTSPQRRFITTKTIGRLSVLPDGTLEVRYAQIQDNGTYVCIASNAGGNDTSLAHLHIHSYSPDWPHQSNKTFAFISNQPPETGGNGTRANVPFPFDIKTLIIATTMGFISFLGVVLFCLVLLFLWSRGKGNTKHNIEIEYVPRKSDAGMSSSTVDAPRKFNMKMI, from the coding sequence ATGGCGGCTGGGGAAGCGACTGGGCACAGCTACCTGGTGGCTTGCTGGCAGCCCATTTTGATCCTGATGTTGGGCTATGTCCTGTCCAGCTCCACCACAGGATGTCCGTCCCGCTGTGAGTGTAATGTTCAAGAGCGTTCGGTGATGTGCCACCGCAAGAAGCTTATGACTGTCCCCGAGGGCATCCCTGCAGAAACACGGTTGCTGGACCTCAGCAAGAACCGCATCAGAACCATCAATCCGGACGAGTTTACCATCTTCTCCAATCTTGAGCATCTGGAGCTGAGTGAAAACACGATCTCGTCTATTGAGCCTGGGGCATTCAACAACCTTTACGGATTGCGGACACTTGGGTTGCGCAGCAACAAACTGAAGCTAATCCAGCTCGGCGTTTTGACAGGTCTGAGCAATCTTACTCACCTGGACAtaagtgaaaacaaaattgtCATCCTGTTGGACTACATGTTCCAGGATCTGTACAACCTCCGGTCATTAGAGGTGGGAGACAACGACCTGGTTTTTATCTCTCACCGTGCTTTTCATGGCCTCAGTAGCCTTGAGAACCTCAGTCTGGAGAAGTGCAACTTGTCATCTGTGCCCACTGAGGCTTTCACCCACCTGCACAGTTTGATCACGCTTAGGCTCCGCCACCTCAATATTAACATCATACGGGATTATTCTTTCAAGCGTCTGTACCGGCTTAAAGTGTTGGAAATTGCTAATTGGCCGTATTTGGACATGATGACTCCAAATTGCTTGTACGGATTAAATCTCACGTCCCTGACCATTGCTAATGCAAACTTGACCACGATTCCTTATATAGCCCTGAGGCATTTGGTCTATTTGCGATTCCTTAACCTTTCTTACAACCCTATTCATACCATTGAGGGAAATAAGCTCCACGACCTTCTGCGCCTGCAGGAATTTCACCTGGTCGGAGGAAGACTGGCAATGATCGAGCCTTACTCCTTCAGGGGTCTTAACTACCTGAAAATTCTAAATGTCTCTGGGAATTCACTTTCCACTCTGGAGGAGTCGGTGTTTCACTCAGTCGGTAACTTGGAAACGCTTGCCTTGCACGATAACCCTTTGGCCTGTGACTGCCGCTTATTGTGGGTTTTCCGGCGACGCTGGAGACTCAACTTTAACCGGCAGCAACCCACGTGCGCTTCTCCAGAGTTTGTTCAAGGGAAAGAATTCAAGGACTTCCCTGATGTCCTGCAGCCCAACTACTTCACTTGCCGCAAGTCCAGGATTAGAGATCGTAAACCCCAGCAGAAATTTGTTGACGAGGGAGCCATTGTTCATTTCACTTGCCAAGCAGATGGTGATCCAGCGCCTGTGATCATGTGGACCTCCCCTCAGAGAAGGTTCATCACCACAAAAACAATTGGAAGGCTCTCTGTCTTGCCAGATGGAACCCTGGAGGTGCGCTACGCACAGATTCAGGACAATGGTACGTACGTGTGTATAGCTAGCAATGCTGGAGGAAACGACACGTCTCTTGCCCATCTGCACATTCATAGTTACTCGCCCGATTGGCCACACCAGTCCAACAAGACTTTTGCCTTCATCTCCAACCAGCCCCCAGAAACCGGGGGGAACGGGACACGGGCCAATGTCCCTTTCCCATTTGACATAAAGACACTGATCATTGCGACCACGATGGGTTTCATATCATTTCTTGGTGTtgtcttgttttgcttggtacTGCTATTTCTCTGGAgcagaggaaaaggaaacacaaagcACAACATTGAGATTGAGTATGTCCCACGGAAATCGGACGCTGGCATGAGCAGCAGCACCGTGGATGCGCCACGCAAGTTTAACATGAAGATGATTTAA